The region ATTTTATATTTCCTAAGTCCAAAAAAGCAGTACAAATACAAGGGGTATTTGGATAGGCGTTGAAGTAGTTTAGACAGTCTCTAGAAAGCCGGGTTTGTTGATAAGACGCGGTGAGATCGGGATGTTTTAGATAAAGCTGATCAGTTTGCATCCCGTTTGATCCGCGACCTTTCCACGTTTTAGGCGACATACCGCACTATCGAAATCTCCGACTTTTTTCTGGCTCTCAAGTTGGAACGCCCACGAACCATTCCCACACATCTAGCCGAGAATGTCATACGTCTGGTCTTGTTGTTGCATAGATAATAACGCGAACAATCTGTATGATTTTTCGTATTATGGGCCGTGTAGTGTGTTATTTGATAACTAATGCGGAGTGTTGAGTCTGATGTCTTTAGTCTTGAGCGTATCTACCGTTCCAGCGATGATCGCAAGGTTTTGGAGCGGTGAAATGCTGTAACGATACTATTTACAACATTTATGAATTTCGCAAGACGCAAACTTATTTTTTTCAAAAACCGTGGAATACGGGCATTTTGGGGGACTTAACTCATTTAATTGCCAAGTTTAGACCGTTCCACTTGATAGTGGAACGATCTGGAACGGTAATAGCGACAATGGTTGAAAAAACGATGGGACAGTTCGATGAAAACTTTTTTGTAAAATTTACCGGACAAGTCATTTTCTGGGCTGTAAACTATTGTGAATAAACAGTTTGCGTTGTCCGGTGGTGTCACCGGACAACACCGGACAAACGGACAAAAAAACCGTGGGACAGTGGGACACTTTGTGCACCGCTAAAGTAACGATGTGCTAGACACTTAAGAATCGGCTAATATATCATTATCCAATGAAGAATAATTACACAGCGGTCGTGAAACAGGACGGCGATTGGTGGATCGGATGGATCGAAGAAGTTTCGGGTGTCAATTGCCAGGAGGCTACGAAACCTGAGCTGTTGGAAAGTTTGAGAATTACTTTGGACGAGGCCCTGGAATTTAATCGTGCCGACGCTCGCAGGGTGTAATTATCTTGGCATTCCTTGACCCCAAAAGTGAGGTTATGATCGAACACCTCAATTCCCTTTCACTAGAACAAAAGATCGGCCAGCTATTTTTTATCGGCATCGCCGGACCGGAGGTTGATGAGGCGACCCAAGAGCTGCTCGACGAGGTCTCGCCGGGCGGTGTGTGTTTGTTTGCACGCAATATTAAAGAAGCACAGCAGACGAGAAACTTGCTTGACGAACTGCGTTCAACATTGCCTGTAGTTCCCTTTTTGAGTATCGATCAGGAAGGCGGCCTTGTTGACCGTCTCAGACGCATAATGACGCCGATGCCCGCCGCGAGCAAGATCGCTAATGCTCAAGACGCCGCTGAATTAGCCAGGATCATCGCCGAAACTCTTCGCATTCTCGGCTTCAACATGGATTTTGCTCCGGTCGTCGATGCAATGGACGAAGAGCGTTCAAAACATACCAATGGCCTTTTTTCGCGAACGTTTGGAAATTCAAAAGAAGAAGTTACCGCTTTCGCTGGTGAATTTTTACAAACGTTGCAGACAAACGGAGTTATTGGATGTCTAAAACATTTTCCCGGCTTGGGTGCTTCACAGGTTGATTCGCATGAAGAGTTACCTGTTGTAGATGTCGATGAATATTTGCTGTCGCATGTCGATCTATTTCCGTATCGCGAACTTATCGCTACTGGCAATGTTCGCGTCGTGATGGCTGCTCACGCGGCGTTTCCGCAGCATCCCTTGCAGGAACAGGACGAAAATGGCAAACTTTTACCATCTTCATTGAGTTACAACTTTGTAACCACCCTGCTTCGCGGCGAACTTCGGTTTGACGGCCTCTGTATAACGGACGATCTTGAAATGGGAGCAATTGTAAAAAATTACGGCATCGGCGAAGCCTGTAAAATGGCAGTCGCAGCCGGCAACGATATGTTGGCAATATGTGCGGATCCAAATGCTGTTCGCGAAGGCTATGAAGCAGTCTTGAAAGCAGTTGAGTCGCAAGAAATTAGCATGAATCGCATTGATGAATCGCTAGCACGCATTGCAGCATTGAAATCGAAACTATCACCGCCGCTTCCATTCGACACAGCCCAAATCGCCCAGCTCTCCGACGATGTCGCCGCTCTCAATGACCGCCTCAGCCGCTAAAGGAAAATCGAACTTATGCGTAAATTGATCCTTATCGTAATTGTCTTGTCGTTTTTTGCTATGGCGTCAAACTGCCGCCGCCGAGGCGGTGATGCGGTGACTGTAGCAATGCCTGAACAGTTTACGACTCTTGACACCTTGACGACAGTAAAATCCGATGCCGCCGCAGAACGGGTCAGAACTTTGATATTCAATTCGTTGGTTAGGAAGGATGCAAATTTCGATTATGTCGGCGAACTGGCAAGCGACATTAAAACCACGGAAGATGGAAAAACGATCACTTTTACTCTTCGCGAGGGTGTAAAATTTCACAATGGCACAGTCTTAACCTCAGCCGATGTGAAATACACCCTTGACCAACTGCTCCAATCCAACGGCTACAAGGCGGGCGGCTTTTTTGATACGGCGCCGGATACTTCGATAAATGTAGATTCAAACGCTCCGAAGACGGAACCAAAAAACGCAAATGCGAGCGTAGGAGCTGTTGTTAAGGTAAAGACAAAAAAGGTGCCCTATATGGACGGCGCGGTCGAGACGCCAGATCCCAAGACCGTCGTTATCAAAGTAGTCAGGCCATCATTCAGGAACAAGATCTTGTCGAATTTGGTCGCAATACCGATCATTCCTGAAGGGACAATCGGTCAACAAAAAGAAACGCCGCTGGGCTCTGGACCATTTAAGTTTGTCAACCTTGACACATCTCAAAATATCCTAGAATTATCCGGAAACGCCGAATATTGGGATTCGGCTCCTAAAGTGCAAAAAATGCGGCTAAAGGTTCTTCCCGATGCTTCATCATTGCAAGCTGAACTCCAAGCCGGGACAGTTGATCTCGCTCCTAATCCGTCAAATCTGCCACCGGATATGATCAATTCGATGGGACAATCGGTCAACCTTAAGGTCGATAAGTTTGACGGTTCTAATATTCAGTACCTTCTTTTCAATACTAAGGAGGGGCCGCTTGCAAATGTGCAGATTCGTCAGGCGATAGGTTATGCAATAGATCGAAAGAAAATAGTTTCGGACTTATTGCTGAATCAGGTTCGAATTGCAGATGCCGTTCTGCCTCCTGAGTCGTGGGCATTTTCGCCTGGTACGCAGTACACTTACGATCCAGCAAAGGCACAGCAGCTACTTCAAGAGGCTGGTTATAATAATGAACCCATTGTTTTCAAATACCGCGCTGGTGGAGCAGCTACCAGTCAATATTCTCAAGTAATACAAAGTTCTCTTGCGGAAATCGGAATGAATATTCAGATTGAAACATTGGATGGACCCACCCTTACCCAGCAGTTGGGATTGGGTCAATTTCAGATGTATACAGGTATTTGGGTAGGCGGCAACACTGACACGATCTTTTTGCGCGATCTTTTCAGCTCAGCGAAAATTCCGATTCCGGAACTTGTGTCTTG is a window of Chloracidobacterium sp. DNA encoding:
- a CDS encoding type II toxin-antitoxin system HicB family antitoxin; this encodes MKNNYTAVVKQDGDWWIGWIEEVSGVNCQEATKPELLESLRITLDEALEFNRADARRV
- a CDS encoding glycoside hydrolase family 3 protein, which produces MIEHLNSLSLEQKIGQLFFIGIAGPEVDEATQELLDEVSPGGVCLFARNIKEAQQTRNLLDELRSTLPVVPFLSIDQEGGLVDRLRRIMTPMPAASKIANAQDAAELARIIAETLRILGFNMDFAPVVDAMDEERSKHTNGLFSRTFGNSKEEVTAFAGEFLQTLQTNGVIGCLKHFPGLGASQVDSHEELPVVDVDEYLLSHVDLFPYRELIATGNVRVVMAAHAAFPQHPLQEQDENGKLLPSSLSYNFVTTLLRGELRFDGLCITDDLEMGAIVKNYGIGEACKMAVAAGNDMLAICADPNAVREGYEAVLKAVESQEISMNRIDESLARIAALKSKLSPPLPFDTAQIAQLSDDVAALNDRLSR
- a CDS encoding ABC transporter substrate-binding protein; amino-acid sequence: MRKLILIVIVLSFFAMASNCRRRGGDAVTVAMPEQFTTLDTLTTVKSDAAAERVRTLIFNSLVRKDANFDYVGELASDIKTTEDGKTITFTLREGVKFHNGTVLTSADVKYTLDQLLQSNGYKAGGFFDTAPDTSINVDSNAPKTEPKNANASVGAVVKVKTKKVPYMDGAVETPDPKTVVIKVVRPSFRNKILSNLVAIPIIPEGTIGQQKETPLGSGPFKFVNLDTSQNILELSGNAEYWDSAPKVQKMRLKVLPDASSLQAELQAGTVDLAPNPSNLPPDMINSMGQSVNLKVDKFDGSNIQYLLFNTKEGPLANVQIRQAIGYAIDRKKIVSDLLLNQVRIADAVLPPESWAFSPGTQYTYDPAKAQQLLQEAGYNNEPIVFKYRAGGAATSQYSQVIQSSLAEIGMNIQIETLDGPTLTQQLGLGQFQMYTGIWVGGNTDTIFLRDLFSSAKIPIPELVSCCNRGRYVNSEVDKLIDDAENTTDKATAKALYTKTWNMISNDLPMLPLWYPANIVVSNKRIGNIKMSGSGDWVFLKDITAQ